A region from the Leptospirillum ferriphilum ML-04 genome encodes:
- a CDS encoding cytochrome c NapC/NirT family, whose translation MTTRRLLRSIPGVLYAGGLLLILGGALSGGGRLLEEHPRFCISCHEMKFYGRTFQTSGASRHHPDCIMCHSGPGVTGAVGAQMTGLHELAVHFFGSPHPARQFVTGVVPNENCIKCHVHGYDRDAHQGVPLRGRACAQCHNHYAEQDFGGQVPFDQPLPGIDNQGH comes from the coding sequence ATGACGACCCGACGACTGCTTCGATCGATTCCGGGAGTCCTTTACGCCGGGGGATTGCTCCTGATCCTCGGCGGAGCCCTCTCGGGAGGGGGGCGGCTTCTCGAAGAGCATCCCCGATTTTGTATCTCCTGTCATGAAATGAAGTTTTACGGAAGGACGTTTCAGACGTCTGGAGCAAGCCGGCATCATCCGGACTGCATCATGTGTCATTCCGGCCCGGGAGTGACGGGAGCGGTCGGTGCCCAGATGACCGGTCTCCACGAGCTGGCCGTTCATTTTTTCGGGAGCCCTCATCCCGCCCGCCAGTTTGTGACGGGAGTGGTTCCCAATGAAAATTGCATCAAATGTCACGTTCATGGCTATGATCGTGATGCGCACCAGGGAGTGCCTCTCCGGGGGAGGGCATGCGCCCAGTGCCATAACCATTACGCCGAGCAGGATTTCGGGGGGCAGGTCCCCTTTGACCAGCCACTCCCGGGTATCGACAACCAGGGACATTAA